The genomic DNA GCCGAAGACAAGGCGTTCAGCCGCTGGTATCACACCAATACCCGCGCCCACAAACAGGCCGGTTATCGTGCCGTTACCCTGACCCTGAAGAAAACCGGTCGGGTTCCCGGCGACATCAGCGACGAGCAGCTGGAAGCCGTGGCCGATCTGGCGGACCAGTACAGCTTCGGCGTGCTGCGCAACAGCCACCAGCAGAACATGGTACTGGCTGACGTGGCCGCCTCGGATCTCTACGATCTGTGGAAAGCCCTGGATGCCCTCGGTTTCGCGACCCCGAACCTGGGCTTGATCACCGATATCGTGGCCTGCCCCGGCGGCGATCTGTGCGCCCTGGCCAACGCCAAATCCATCCCGGTGGCGGAATCCATCCAGCGTCGTTTCGACAATATGGATTACGTGCACGACCTGGGGCTCATCGACCTGAACATCTCCGGTTGCATGAACGCCTGTGGTCACCACCACATTGGCCACATCGGCATTCTCGGTGTGGACAAGAAAGGCAAGGAGTTCTACCAGGTCACCCTGGGCGGCCGTGGCGACAAGGAATCTCGTGTAGGTGAGAAACTGGGCCCATCCTTCGAGTCGGACCAGATCACCGATGTGGTAGAAAACATTATCAAGCTCTACGTGGAAAAACGCCTCGAAAACGAGCCGTTTATCGACACCTACGAGCGCATTGGCATGGAACCGTTCAAGGAGCGCATCTATGGGTAAGGTAATCATTGATGGCGCCATCGTGGACAACCAGTGGCAGCGCCTGGAAGCTGACGCTCTGGAAAACGGCGTACCGGCACAGGGCAAGATCATTGTGCCGCTGGCCTACTGGCAGGAAAATCGCGATGCCCTGATCGAGCGTGGCGATGTGGCTGTATGGCTGGCGCCCGGCGAAGAGCCCAAAGACCTGGAAGACGATCTGGCCAGCTTGCCGCTGGTGGCGATTCACTTCCCTGCCTTCAAGGACGGCCGCGGCTACTCCTATGCCCGTGAGCTGCGCACTCGCTACAACTTCGAGGGCGAAGTCCGCGCCACCGGCGACGTGTTGCGTGACCAGCTGTTCTACATGACCCGTTGCGGGTTCAATGCCTTTGAAATTCGCGAAGACCGCAGCATCGAAGATGCACTGCAAGGTCTGAAAGATTTCAGCGTCACCTACCAGGCTGACGTGAACGATCCAAGACCGATTTACCGCCGGGCCTGAACAACAGGCACATCAACGGTAGATACCGAACGCCGCTGGCTATAACCAGCGGCGTTTTCGCATCCAGATGGCGACGCCAACGGCAATCACTCCCACTCCGGAACAGAACCACCAGAAGGCGTTCGGATCCTCAACGCCTGGCAACCCACCCACATTGATACCGAACAGGCCGGTGAGAAAACCCAGTGGCAGGAACAATGCCGAAATGATCGCCAGCAGGTACATGCGATCATTAATTGCCTCGTTCTGCACCGAAAACACCTCC from Alcanivorax sp. includes the following:
- a CDS encoding DUF934 domain-containing protein; its protein translation is MGKVIIDGAIVDNQWQRLEADALENGVPAQGKIIVPLAYWQENRDALIERGDVAVWLAPGEEPKDLEDDLASLPLVAIHFPAFKDGRGYSYARELRTRYNFEGEVRATGDVLRDQLFYMTRCGFNAFEIREDRSIEDALQGLKDFSVTYQADVNDPRPIYRRA